The following coding sequences are from one Rutidosis leptorrhynchoides isolate AG116_Rl617_1_P2 chromosome 11, CSIRO_AGI_Rlap_v1, whole genome shotgun sequence window:
- the LOC139877930 gene encoding RING-H2 finger protein ATL70-like: MSTTTSPPSSDSGGFLGSQNVGGFGYGIGISFGILLLIVTITLASYFCTRSINPQPPPQSSNARRRTTVSGMNRGQQDPNHYVIDMGLDEATLTSYPIVAFSDVKVKRKDSCCSICLVDYKGKDLLRQLPDCGHLFHVKCVDPWLRLNPTCPNCRTSPIPTPLSTPLAEVVPLAMRRD, translated from the coding sequence ATGAGCACCACTACATCGCCACCATCATCTGATTCCGGTGGCTTTCTTGGATCACAAAACGTAGGTGGATTCGGGTATGGTATTGGTATCTCATTTGGCATACTTTTGCTCATTGTAACCATCACTTTAGCTTCTTATTTTTGTACAAGAAGTATAAATCCACAACCACCACCACAATCATCAAACGCTCGAAGGCGTACGACTGTTAGTGGCATGAACCGAGGACAACAAGACCCGAACCATTATGTTATAGACATGGGTTTAGATGAGGCAACATTAACAAGCTACCCGATCGTGGCATTTTCGGACGTTAAGGTCAAGAGAAAGGACTCGTGTTGTTCGATTTGTTTGGTTGATTATAAGGGGAAAGATTTGTTAAGACAACTTCCTGATTGTGGTCATCTTTTTCATGTGAAATGTGTTGATCCATGGTTAAGGTTGAATCCGACATGTCCTAATTGTAGGACATCTCCGATTCCAACACCACTCTCAACCCCATTGGCTGAAGTTGTCCCGCTGGCTATGAGGCGGGACTGA